The following nucleotide sequence is from Rhodothermales bacterium.
AAAACATGAATTTGTTTGAATAAATGGAAGAGGAAGCGCTTCCTTGACTAAAAATAGCTAGCAATAGCAGATCATTTGTTTATTTATTTCGGCACCGACAGTAGATTACCCTTACAAACAAACCAGGGTAGCTCCGGTGATGCCCTGAACCACCCCGTAGAAGGCGTCATTCGCAACCCCCAACCAACCGACAAGCACATGAAAGCCACGCGTCTTGTACTTACGTTACTCGCTGTTCTTATGCTCGTAGGCCCTCGCCTGGCCGACGCCCAGTCATTCAGCCTGGGAGCCGACTTCGTTAGCCGATATGTATGGCGCGGCGTCGATTTCGGTGAATCGCTGAGCACGCAGCCCTCCCTCGAGTTCAGCGCCGGCGCGTTTACCATCGGGTCCTGGGCCTCCTATTCCATCTCGGCCTCCGGGGCCTACGCGAACGAACACGATCTATATGCGAGCGTCGCCCTCGGCCCGATCACGGTGGGCATCACCGATTATTACTTCCCGTTCCCCGAGGCATCGGAAGAGGGGCTCGACTTCTTCAACTACGACGACGGCGGGGCGCACTATCTGGAATTGAATGTGGGCGCCGGCGGGACGGACTCGTTTCCGCTCTCGGTTTCGGCCAACATCTTCTTCCACAACGACGATGACAATTCCGTCTACGTCCAGCTCGATTATCCCTTTACCGTGCAGGATGTGGACCTCGGCGTCACGGCCGCCTTCGTGCCGATGGAGAGTGCCTTCTACGGCACATCGAATTTCGGATTTGTCAATCTGGGGCTGACCGGTTCGCGGGAGATCAAGATCACCGATTCGTTTTCGCTGCCGGTGTTCGTCTCCTACATCATCAACCCCACGCCGGACGCGGCGCGCAGCTTCCTGGTGTTCGGGTTCAGCCTCTGACCCCGATACAGGCAGACCTGCTCGACGTTTTGACCGGGTAATGGCTCCTGCATCGCCCCGATGCATTGCGACGCGCCCATTACCCGATGCAGGGTGAGGGCACGCAGGACGATCGATCGAGAACACCGTTTCGGGCACAAATCCGGCATCCTGGATCCCGCATCCGGGCATCGATACGCTGTCCTGCCTGACGTCGCTTCCTGATTCTTGCCGGGCCAGCAAGGGTACACGACGCGTGGTGTCGCTTCCGTACGGGAGGGGCGCCACGCGTCGGTCGTTTAGCGGGCGTTGTACTGATCGGGGAGATCGTTCTCGAAGAGCACCGTGTCGCCCTGCTGTAGATGGGTGTCGAGATACGTCCGCGCGTCGAAAAACGAGTCGAAGACGAGGATGCGGTCCTCGGGAAACTGTTTGCCGCGCAGGCCTTCCTGGATGGGGCGGGTTTGTTCTCGGCCGATCAGCAACGCGAGGTCCGCGTGGCCGGCGATGCATTCGCCCAGGATCCGGTTTTCTTCCTCCTGGCGCGGCCCGAGCTCGACCATTCCGGGGGTCACGATGGCGCGCTTTCCTCCGGTGAAGGCGCCGAGCACCTCCACCGCATGCCGCGCCCCGACCGGGTTGGCGTTGAACGCATCGTCGATGATCGTGTAGGTGCCCGTCCGCCGCAGCTGGAGCCGATGTTCGATCGGTTCGAGACGGGCGACGGCGTGGGCGATCTGCCTCAGACGGAGTCCGTATTGCCGGCCCACCGCCACGCCCAGCAGGATGTTGAGGACGTTGTGTTTCCCGAGCAATCTGGCCGAGAACGCATGCTCGGCGCCCGTTTCGTCGCGGACGGTGAAGGAGACGCCATCCGGTCCGTACGCGATGTCGTGTGCGGCGATGTCCGCGCCGGCCGCGCCCTCGGTCGAAACGCGCCACACCTTGCCCGGCGCGCGCGACGCCATCGCCTCGACCCGCGGGTCGTCGGCGTTGAGCACCGACACGCCGCCCGGCTTGAGGCCCTCGAGCAGGTCGCCTTTTTCGAGGGCGATGGCCTCGATGCTCCCCATCGTTTCGAGGTGCGCCGGCCCGACGGCCGTCACGATGCCCAGGTCGGGCGCGGCGATCTGGCATAACTCGCGGATGTCTCCCCGGTAACGCATGCCCATTTCAAGGACGAGCATCTGATGTTCGGGCTTCAGCTGGTTGTTGACGACCAGGCAGATGCCCATCGGTGTGTTGTACGAACCGGGTGTCGCCAGCACGTTGAACCGCTGGCGAAGGATCTCCGCCACGATAAATTTGACGCTGGTTTTGCCGTACGACCCCGTGACGGCGATCACCTGGAGATCCTGCCGGTTCTTCAACGTGTCCTGCGCCTGCTTCTTGAACCGGTTCTGCAGGGCGCGCTCCACGGGCAGCATGATATAGGCGCCCAGCAGCACCCAGAGCGGCGCGAGCAGGTCGGCGATGAGCCAGCCGCCGAGGTAGACGGGTAGGTAGACGGGGAGGCGGGTGCCCGGGGCGCTCGTCCATGCGACGATCCCGCCGGCGAGCACGGGAAGCAGCCCCAGGCCGATCGCGGCGCCGGCCAGGCGTTTCATGCGCGCCGTGAACACGATCGGTTTTTTGACCTGAAATCCCTGATAATGACGGGACGAGGCGAACGCGATCGACCAGCCCAGCGCGACGATGCTTTGCGCGCCGGCGCCCGGAAACAGCGCGGATGCGGCGAGCAGGACGGCGCCGAGGCCGTGCGACACGCGAATGAGGCTTCGCACCCGCGCGGACAGCCAGGCGGCGAAG
It contains:
- a CDS encoding TorF family putative porin gives rise to the protein MLVGPRLADAQSFSLGADFVSRYVWRGVDFGESLSTQPSLEFSAGAFTIGSWASYSISASGAYANEHDLYASVALGPITVGITDYYFPFPEASEEGLDFFNYDDGGAHYLELNVGAGGTDSFPLSVSANIFFHNDDDNSVYVQLDYPFTVQDVDLGVTAAFVPMESAFYGTSNFGFVNLGLTGSREIKITDSFSLPVFVSYIINPTPDAARSFLVFGFSL
- the murF gene encoding UDP-N-acetylmuramoyl-tripeptide--D-alanyl-D-alanine ligase, with translation MDATLSFLLYGLILVASLTAAWRAWQRLRFFLHMMQLETYKPPRFAAWLSARVRSLIRVSHGLGAVLLAASALFPGAGAQSIVALGWSIAFASSRHYQGFQVKKPIVFTARMKRLAGAAIGLGLLPVLAGGIVAWTSAPGTRLPVYLPVYLGGWLIADLLAPLWVLLGAYIMLPVERALQNRFKKQAQDTLKNRQDLQVIAVTGSYGKTSVKFIVAEILRQRFNVLATPGSYNTPMGICLVVNNQLKPEHQMLVLEMGMRYRGDIRELCQIAAPDLGIVTAVGPAHLETMGSIEAIALEKGDLLEGLKPGGVSVLNADDPRVEAMASRAPGKVWRVSTEGAAGADIAAHDIAYGPDGVSFTVRDETGAEHAFSARLLGKHNVLNILLGVAVGRQYGLRLRQIAHAVARLEPIEHRLQLRRTGTYTIIDDAFNANPVGARHAVEVLGAFTGGKRAIVTPGMVELGPRQEEENRILGECIAGHADLALLIGREQTRPIQEGLRGKQFPEDRILVFDSFFDARTYLDTHLQQGDTVLFENDLPDQYNAR